Genomic segment of Myxococcus stipitatus:
GGCTGAGCTCCCCGCGCCCTCGGGCGACTACAGCTTGATGACCATCGCTTCCTTGGCGGCGATGGCCTCGGGGCGGTGCTTGCGGACCTGCCGCAGCAGCTTGTCCATCGCCGCGTCATCGCGGTTCGGGTCGTGGTGGAAGAGCACCAGCGTCTTCACCTGGGCCGCATCCGCCGCGGCCACGGCGGCCTGCCACGTCGAGTGGCCCCAGCCCGTGCGCGCCGGCCCACCGCGGCCGTGGTACTCGTCCTCGGTGTACATGGAGTCGTAGATGAACAGGTCCGCGCCACGCGCGAACTCGAACATCCCCGAGTCCATGTCGCTGCCGTGCTCCACGTCCGTGGCGTACACCACGCTGCGCCCACCACACTCCACGCGGTAGCCCAGGCTTCCACCTGGGTGGTTCAGCTCCAGCCACTGGACCTTGGCGGGCCCCAGCTGCAACGTCCCGTCCGCTGGCAGGTCCCGGTAGGTGACCTTCGCGCGGAACGTCCCCTCCGCCGTCACCGGGAAGTACGGCTGCACCATGTGCCCGCTCAGCAGCTCCCGGGTGGTGCGTCCGTTCCGCGCCGGCCCGTTCATCGTCAGCTCACTCGTGGGGACGAAGATGGGCGCGAAGAAGGGGAGACCCTGGAGGTGGTCGTAGTGGTAGTGCGTGATGAAGATGTTGCCGCGCACCGGCCCGCCCGCCGCCGCCAGCAGTGAGTCACCCAGTGCTCGTGCTCCCGAGCCCAGGTCGAAGATGAGCAGCTCCTCCCCGCATCGGATCTCGACGCATGGGGTGTTGCCGCCGTACCGCCTCGTCTGGGGACCTGGGGCGGGGATGGAACCGCGCACGCCCCAGAAGCGCACCTCGAAGGGCACGCGGGCTTGATTGCGCACGACGGTGTTCCGTCGCCGCACAGGCGTTTTCTCAGCCAGCTTGGGCTTCCGTGTCGTCGTCCTCGGCGAAGAGCTCAATCAGGTGCCCCGTACGCTCGCGCTTCGTCCTCAAATAGTCGAGGTTATGCGGATTGTGCTCGGTCCGGGAAGGGATTCGACGCAGGACGGGGATGCCTTCCTCGACCATGCCGGCGATCTTCAGCGGATTGTTGGTGATGAGGTCCACCGAGCGCACATCCAGCGAGCGCAACATCTCCGCGGCGATGTCGTAGCTGCGAAGGTCGTCCGCGAACCCGAGCTGCCGGTTCGCTTCGTAGGTATCCAGCCCCTTGGACTGGAGGGCATAGGCCTTGATCTTGTTCCCAAGTCCAATGCCGCGCCCCTCCTGCCGGAGGTAGAGCACCACGCCCAGTCCCTGCTGGGTGATGAAGTCCAGCGCCCGGTCCAACTGCTCCTTGCAGTCGCACTTGAGGCTGCCGAAGACCTCGCTCGTCAGACACTCGGAGTGAATACGAACGGGCACTCCCTCCACCCCGGTGACGTCGCCCGCGACCAGGGCGACATGCTCCCGGCCGTTGCGCCGGTCCCTGAACACGACGGTCCTCAGCGGCCCCCGGCTCGTGGGGATATCCGCCTCCGAGAAGCGCTCCAGGTGCTGGGTCGGCTTCCGGGTCGGAAGAGGCTGGGGTGAGCGAGTGTCCGACATGATGGTTCAATCTCCAGATGCGAAGCACCCTGTTTGGTGCTCCCACGAGCGATAGTCAAGGCGGACTCTCAGAGGACCCCCGCCTGATGACCGCCGGAAGGATGCGTGACGGCCGGTCTGGGTTTCTCAAGCGCCCCAGGAGACGGGAAGCAATTCCACCGGATCTCCATGAGACAAGCTGCTGGCTTCCCGTGGGAAGTGCAGCAGGTGGGTGGCGGCCGCGGCGGACCGGAGGGCGCCGGACGTCTGGGTGGACAGGGGGCGGGCCCAGAGCGCCCCGTCCTTCCAGGTGGCCACCACCCGGACGAAGTGGGCCAGGCCGGGGGGCTTGGAGAGCTTCCCCTCCAGGCGGCCGGAGACCCGGACGGGCGCGACGTCGGCATGGCCGAGCAGCTTGCGGAGCGTGGGCCTGACGAAGAGCTCGAAGGTGACGAGCGACGAGGTGGGGTTGCCCGGCAGCCCGAAGAAGAGGGTGGTGCCACGCTTGCCCACCACCAGGGGCTTGCCGGGCTTGATGGCCACGCGCCACAGGTGCTGCTCCACGCCGATGGCGGCGAGCACTTCCTTCACGTAGTCGCGCTCGCCCACGGAGACGCCCGCGCTGGTGAGCACCACGTCGAAGCCTTGGGCGCGGGACAGGGCCTCCGCCACGCTGTCCCGCGTGTCCTGGGCGATGCCCAGCAGGGACGGCAGTCCTCCCGCGCGGCGCACCGCGAGGGCGAGCGACGGGGCGTTGGTGTCGACGATGCGGCCGCGAGGGGCTTCGTCGGCCCGGCACAGCTCGTCGCCCGTGGAGAGGATGGCCACCCGGGGCGCGCGAGGCACGGGCGCCGACAGCATGCCCTGGCCCCAGATCAGCCCCAGCTCCGGGATGCCCAGGGGCGTGCCCTGGGCCAGCAGCAGCTCACCCTCGCGTGCGTCCTCGCCGCGAGGCCGCACGAACTGGCCGGGCACCACGGCCTCCAGGACGTCCACTTCATCCGCCCCACCGTCGGGCACCGGGCGGACGCGCTCGCGCATCACCACCGCGTCCGCGCCCGACGGAAGCGGGGCTCCCGTCATGATGCGCACGCACGTGCCTGAACGGACTTCTTGACGCGGTGCGCCTCCCGCGAAGACGGTCTCCAGCACTGGCAGCCGCACGGGCAGCGCCCCGGCCAGGTCGGCCGCGCGCACCGCGTAGCCGTCCATCGCCGAGTTGTCCCAAGGGGGCAGGGTGCGCTGGGCCATGACGTCCTCGGCCAGCGTGCGTCCCAGGCCGTCTTCGAGCGCCACCCACTCGGCGGACAGCGGCGCGGCCAGGGCCAGGATTCGCGCTCGGGCCTCGTCTTCTGGAAGCAGTGTCGCGGCGTCGTTCATGGGCGTCCTCTTCGACCTGTTTCGCTGCCAAAGTCCGAGAGAAAATCAAGTGTTAGTTTGACAGCCCTGCTGATCATCGTTACAAGCTCCAGTCATCGCGAAGCCTGCCAGTCCTCCTGGGGGTGGCGTGGCAACCCGTTGAAAGTACACGGGAACTCTCAAGGAGACAGCGTCGATGGCCAAGCCCAAGTCCGGGGCCAAGAAGGCGACTCCCGTTGGCAAGACTGGCGCGAAGCCCGCCGCGAAGAAGGACAAATCCTCTCGGCTGGACCTGATCAAGAACGCGTCCAAGCGAGTCGCCACCACGACGACGAAGGTGGGGAAGGCGGCTGGGGACGCGCCGGCCAAGGGCTCCAAGTCCGCCGCGAAGAAGGCGGCGCCGGAGGTCGAGCCGCCGAAGGAGAAGGTCTCGGAGAAGGTTTCCACCAAGAAATCGGCCGCGAAGGCGGCTCCCGCCGCGAAGTCCGCGACGGCGAAGGCGGCTCCCGCGGCGAAGGCCGCGACCGGGGCGAAGGCCTCGTCGGGCAAGAGCGGCTCGAAGGCCGCCGCCGCGCCGGCGGTCCCCGCGGTGGAGAAGCCGCGTCCGCGCGCCACCAAGCTTCCGCCTCCGGGCGAGCCGCTCACGAAGCGGGAGATGGAGCAACTGCTCACCGCCGGCGAGGGCCGCGGCGTGATGGGCGAGGGCAGCCTCAAGGGCCGCCTCGTCGTCCTCAACGAGATGCCCAACCTGGTGGTGGTGGGGCGTGACAAGCGCGAGCTCACCTTCTTGCTCCAGGGGCCGGATCAGGAGGTCCTCCCGGCCTACGTGAACCACAAGGTCTCCGTCAGCGGGATGATCCGCAAGACGACCAACCACGGCGGCGTGGTGGACGTGCGCAAGTACTCCGCCAAGAAGCCGGAGGCGGAGGTCGTTGAGGCGCCCCCTGCCGACACCGAGCCGAGGCTGCGCTACCTGTCGCCTGGCGAGGTCTCGATGGTGACGGCGGCGGGCATGGGCGCGGGCATCAAGGGCTTCGCCGCGGTGCGCGGCAACCTGGAGATGACGGGCGAGGAGTTCGTGCTCGTCGTGTCCAACGGCGGAACGCGGCAGCAGGTGTCGTTCATCATTGACGGCAAGGCAGCCTCCAAGGGCCTGCGCAAGAACGTGGGCCACACGCTGCAGGTCATGGGCGTGGTGGACAAGACGTCCGGCTGGGGCGGTCGCATCTCCGCGGAGAACGTGGAGCCTCGGCCGTCGGAGGCCCGCGCGGTGTCTCGCGACGAGATGGAGCTGGTCCACATCGAGGGCGAGGTGCCCACGTCCGTGGATGTGAAGCTCAACCACGGCCTCACCGTGCGCCTGCCGGAGCAGCCGGGGTATACCTGGGCCATCGAGCCCACCGTGGCCAAGCGCGTCGGTCTGCGCGAGGCCAACTTCGAGCCGGGTCCCAATGGTGGCCCCGCCACTCGAGAGTTCTTCTTCACCCCCCGAAACCCGGGGACATTCGAGGTGGAGTTCTTCCTGGCCAAGGCGCTCGCGCCGGGCCTGGTTGACCGCTCCTTCAAAATCAACGTCACGGTCAAGCCTTGAACAATGCTTCCCGGAGAGGACTCCGGGAAGCAGTCGGTCGCCGGGGGGTTCCCGCCCGGCCGCTTCGGGCTTACCCGTTCCCGTAGCGGCCTGGCCGCAACCCCACCGTGAGCATCAATTCCGACCTTCTTCAGCAGATTCTCTCCGACGCAGATCACCCGCTGGGCATCAAGGAGCTCCTGCGACTCGCGGGCTTGCACCCTGGCCAGCAGACCGAGCTCAAGCGCACGCTTCGTGAGCTGGTGCGCGACGGTCGCATCGTCAAGGAGGGCAAGCGCTTTCTTCGCCCTCAACCCCGGCGGGAGGGGGGAGCCCCTGCTCCCTCGCCCCAGTCGGCCCCCACCAAGGCTCCGCGCTTCGGTGGCACCTCCTTCGAGCGGAGCCGTGGCCACTTCCCGGGACGCGGCAAGGCTCCCGAGGCACGGGGCGGCCGTGGTTTCGACCCGGGTCGCTCGGGTGGCGCGGGCTCCAGGCGCCGCGACGAGTGGCGTGAGCGCCCCGGGCAGCAGCGGGGTGGACGCGGCGGCTTCGTCGACGCGCGTGACACGGTGGAGGGCATCCTCCACGTCCATCGCGATGGCTTCGGCTTCGTGCATCCGGTGTCGGGGGAAGGGGAGAACATCTTCCTGCCGCCCGGAGAGGCCCAGCGGGCGCTCGACAATGACCGGGTGGTCGTCTCCGTCTCGGGTCGTCCAGGACGCTACGAAGGGCGGCTCCTGCGCGTCGTCGACCGCCGCCGCGAGCTGGCGGTGGGTGTCTATACGCCGCACCGGCACTACGCGTTGGTGATTCCCACGGACACGAGTCTGCCGGGTCCCATTCGCGTGCCCTACACGCAGATGGTGCAGGAGGGCGACCTGGTGAAGGTGCGCCTTGGCGTCGGCGCGGACCTGCTCGACCCGGGCAAGGACCTCTATGGCGAGGTGGCGGGTTCGCTCGGCAAGCCGGGCACGCCCAGCGCGGAGGTGCTCGGGATTGCCTTCTCGCAGGGCTTCTCGGATGAGTTCCCGCCAGAGGTGATGGACGAGGCGGACCGCTACGCCGTGAAGGTGTCGGACGAGGAGGCTCGCGGGGAGCAGCGCAAGGACCTGCGGTCGATGCCGCTCGTCACCATCGACGGCGAGGACGCGCGCGACTTCGACGACGCGGTCTACGTCGAGGAGCAGGGGAGCGGGTGGCGGTTGGTGGTGGCCATCGCGGATGTGACGCACTACGTGCGGGAGCGCAGCGCGCTCGACGCCGAGGCCCTGCGTCGCGCCACGTCCGTGTACCTGCCGGACCGCGTGCTGCCCATGCTTCCGGAGCGACTGAGCAACGGAATCTGCTCGCTGCGTCCGGACGAGGACCGGCTGTGCATGGTCGCGGACATGACATTCGACGCCCAGGGACAGCGGCGGGGGTACACGCTCTATCCGGCGGTGATGCGCAGTGTCGCCCGGTGCACGTACAACGAGGTGCAGGACGTCCTCGCGGGCAAGGACGTGCCGCATCGGAATGAGTTCAAGCCGCACTTCGAGCGGATGATGTCCCTGGCGCGTGCGCTGATGAAGATGCGCAAGGAGCGCGGCGCCATCGACTTCGATCTGCCCGAGCACAAGGTGGTGCTGGGCAAGGACGGCCTGCCCGAGCGCATGGACAAGCGCGAGCGCAAGGACAGCCACCGGCTCATCGAGGAGTGCATGCTCGCCGCCAACGAGGCGGTGGCTCGCTTCTTCCAGGACGAGGGCCTGCCGACGGTGTACCGGTTCCACGGTGAGCCGGACCCGGAGAAGCTGGCGACCTTCGCGGCCCTGGCGCAGGCGTATGGCTTCAAGCTGACGTTCGAGGATGGCGTGTCGTCGAAGGAG
This window contains:
- a CDS encoding MBL fold metallo-hydrolase; translated protein: MRRRNTVVRNQARVPFEVRFWGVRGSIPAPGPQTRRYGGNTPCVEIRCGEELLIFDLGSGARALGDSLLAAAGGPVRGNIFITHYHYDHLQGLPFFAPIFVPTSELTMNGPARNGRTTRELLSGHMVQPYFPVTAEGTFRAKVTYRDLPADGTLQLGPAKVQWLELNHPGGSLGYRVECGGRSVVYATDVEHGSDMDSGMFEFARGADLFIYDSMYTEDEYHGRGGPARTGWGHSTWQAAVAAADAAQVKTLVLFHHDPNRDDAAMDKLLRQVRKHRPEAIAAKEAMVIKL
- the ribA gene encoding GTP cyclohydrolase II produces the protein MSDTRSPQPLPTRKPTQHLERFSEADIPTSRGPLRTVVFRDRRNGREHVALVAGDVTGVEGVPVRIHSECLTSEVFGSLKCDCKEQLDRALDFITQQGLGVVLYLRQEGRGIGLGNKIKAYALQSKGLDTYEANRQLGFADDLRSYDIAAEMLRSLDVRSVDLITNNPLKIAGMVEEGIPVLRRIPSRTEHNPHNLDYLRTKRERTGHLIELFAEDDDTEAQAG
- a CDS encoding molybdopterin-binding protein, which gives rise to MNDAATLLPEDEARARILALAAPLSAEWVALEDGLGRTLAEDVMAQRTLPPWDNSAMDGYAVRAADLAGALPVRLPVLETVFAGGAPRQEVRSGTCVRIMTGAPLPSGADAVVMRERVRPVPDGGADEVDVLEAVVPGQFVRPRGEDAREGELLLAQGTPLGIPELGLIWGQGMLSAPVPRAPRVAILSTGDELCRADEAPRGRIVDTNAPSLALAVRRAGGLPSLLGIAQDTRDSVAEALSRAQGFDVVLTSAGVSVGERDYVKEVLAAIGVEQHLWRVAIKPGKPLVVGKRGTTLFFGLPGNPTSSLVTFELFVRPTLRKLLGHADVAPVRVSGRLEGKLSKPPGLAHFVRVVATWKDGALWARPLSTQTSGALRSAAAATHLLHFPREASSLSHGDPVELLPVSWGA
- a CDS encoding protease inhibitor I42 family protein, producing the protein MAKPKSGAKKATPVGKTGAKPAAKKDKSSRLDLIKNASKRVATTTTKVGKAAGDAPAKGSKSAAKKAAPEVEPPKEKVSEKVSTKKSAAKAAPAAKSATAKAAPAAKAATGAKASSGKSGSKAAAAPAVPAVEKPRPRATKLPPPGEPLTKREMEQLLTAGEGRGVMGEGSLKGRLVVLNEMPNLVVVGRDKRELTFLLQGPDQEVLPAYVNHKVSVSGMIRKTTNHGGVVDVRKYSAKKPEAEVVEAPPADTEPRLRYLSPGEVSMVTAAGMGAGIKGFAAVRGNLEMTGEEFVLVVSNGGTRQQVSFIIDGKAASKGLRKNVGHTLQVMGVVDKTSGWGGRISAENVEPRPSEARAVSRDEMELVHIEGEVPTSVDVKLNHGLTVRLPEQPGYTWAIEPTVAKRVGLREANFEPGPNGGPATREFFFTPRNPGTFEVEFFLAKALAPGLVDRSFKINVTVKP